One genomic region from Alosa alosa isolate M-15738 ecotype Scorff River chromosome 12, AALO_Geno_1.1, whole genome shotgun sequence encodes:
- the nr5a1b gene encoding steroidogenic factor 1b, which produces MEYSYDVDLEELCPVCGDKVSGYHYGLLTCESCKGFFKRTVQNNKRYTCAESQDCKIDKTQRKRCPFCRFQKCLSVGMRLEAVRADRMRGGRNKFGPMYKRDRALKQQKKALIRASGLKMESTPPLVPPTQTDYSFSGSHQGLPPVPKNILPATPNTTTPTDYDRSLYGHVSLGMTMPSHGPLLNQYQYTSFPSRAIKSEYPDHYTSSPDSVVGYTYPEQAYPTGGSPQQAGVPPLVLEFLRCDPDEGQVQSKIVAHLQQEQNSRGKHDKLSTFGLMCHMADQTLFSIVEWARSCIFFKELKVGDQMKLLHNCWSELLVLDYVSRQVQHGKEDSVLLVTGQEVQIAHIAAQAGATLTSLVQRGQELVGKLQALQVDRREIACLKFLILFNPDVKLLENQALVEGVQEQVNAALLEYTLCSYPQFLDKFSQLLLRLPELRALSAQAEDYLCYKHLSGEVPCNNLLIEMLHAKRACI; this is translated from the exons ATGGAGTACAGTTATGATGTTGATCTGGAAGAATTATGTCCTGTTTGTGGCGACAAGGTGTCCGGATACCACTATGGACTACTGACCTGCGAGAGCTGCAAG GGTTTTTTCAAAAGGACTGTTCAGAATAACAAGCGGTACACTTGCGCAGAAAGTCAGGACTGtaaaatagacaaaacacagagaaaaaggTGTCCATTTTGTCGATTCCAGAAATGCCTCAGCGTTGGAATGCGATTAGAAG CTGTCCGCGCGGACCGGATGCGCGGGGGCCGGAACAAGTTTGGCCCTATGTACAAACGGGACAGAGCCTTAAAGCAGCAGAAAAAAGCTTTGATACGAGCCAGCGGACTCAAGATGGAGTCCACGCCGCCGTTAGTTCCCCCCACGCAGACGGACTATAGCTTCTCTGGCAGCCACCAGGGACTGCCGCCCGTTCCCAAGAACATCTTACCCGCCACCCCGAACACCACCACACCCACAGACTATGATCGCAGCCTGTACGGTCACGTATCGCTGGGCATGACCATGCCTTCGCACGGGCCCTTACTGAACCAGTACCAGTATACCTCCTTCCCCAGTCGGGCTATCAAGTCCGAGTACCCAGATCACTACACAAGTTCTCCGGATTCTGTGGTCGGGTACACGTACCCAGAGCAGGCGTACCCAACCGGCGGGTCACCTCAGCAAGCAGGCGTGCCACCCTTGGTTCTGGAGTTCCTACGTTGTGACCCAGACGAGGGCCAGGTGCAGAGCAAGATCGTGGCCCACCTGCAGCAGGAGCAGAACAGTCGAGGAAAACACGACAAGCTCAGCACCTTCGGCCTGATGTGCCACATGGCGGACCAGACACTCTTCTCCATTGTGGAGTGGGCTCGGAGCTGCATATTCTTCAAGGAGCTCAAG GTGGGGGACCAGATGAAGCTGCTACATAACTGCTGGAGCGAGCTGCTGGTGCTGGACTACGTGTCCAGGCAGGTGCAGCACGGCAAAGAGGACAGCGTGCTGCTGGTGACCGGCCAAGAg GTTCAGATAGCGCACATCGCTGCCCAGGCAGGCGCCACCCTCACCAGCCTGGTGCAGAGGGGGCAGGAGCTGGTGGGCAAGCTGCAGGCCCTCCAGGTGGACCGCCGAGAGATCGCCTGCCTCAAGTTCCTCATACTCTTCAACCCCG ATGTGAAGCTTCTGGAGAACCAGGCGTTGGTGGAGGGCGTGCAGGAGCAGGTCAACGCTGCCCTGCTGGAGTACACGCTCTGCAGCTACCCACAGTTCCTGGACAAGTTTAGCCAGCTGCTGCTGCGCCTGCCGGAGCTGCGGGCGCTGAGTGCCCAGGCGGAGGACTACCTCTGCTACAAGCACCTGAGCGGCGAGGTGCCCTGCAACAACCTGCTCATCGAGATGCTCCACGCCAAGAGGGCGTGCATCTGA